From a region of the Synechococcus sp. PCC 7502 genome:
- a CDS encoding ATP-binding protein produces MLEISEPDILSRLRFDNPWWEQGKEGKITYENTPRRKYFETFYENILDSNVRRAIVLMGPRRVGKTVMVYHTIRALLDSGVEATNILYISLETPIYTGLHLEQILNYFQKLFEHKRNAKLFVFFDEIQYLRNWEVHLKSLVDSYADYRFIATGSAAAALRLKSNESGAGRFSDYVLPPLTFAEYLMFTGRESELIKLTPIEDFDLEKNEYSVTDIKALNEEFINYLNFGGYPEAVFSETIRQDPRQYIKSDIIDKVLLRDLPSLYGINDIQELNRLFTTLAYNSGNEVSLDGLSKSSGVAKNTIKRYLEYLEAAFLIRRVERIDNNAKRFKRAMCFKVYLTNPSMRAALFGQIDESSESIGAMTETAIFSQWQHSKITELYYARWKSGEVDIVHLDKVNQLPSWIVEVKWSDRPYRTLAELDNCVEFVNKHPNISQPILITSQTISDKDIQYKGVEFEFCPSSLYAYILGANLLKYIDNKLVRRRVSEKIS; encoded by the coding sequence ATGCTGGAAATTTCAGAACCAGATATTTTGTCCCGACTGCGGTTTGATAATCCTTGGTGGGAACAAGGTAAAGAAGGGAAAATAACTTACGAAAATACACCTCGACGTAAGTACTTCGAGACCTTTTACGAAAATATTTTGGATTCAAATGTTCGCCGAGCGATCGTTTTAATGGGACCAAGGCGCGTCGGTAAAACTGTTATGGTTTATCACACCATTCGCGCACTCTTAGACTCTGGTGTAGAAGCAACAAATATTTTATACATTTCCCTTGAAACTCCAATCTACACAGGATTACATCTAGAACAGATACTCAATTATTTTCAGAAACTTTTTGAACATAAACGCAATGCCAAACTATTTGTCTTTTTTGATGAAATTCAGTATTTGCGTAATTGGGAAGTACATCTCAAATCTCTAGTTGATTCATACGCGGACTATCGCTTTATTGCCACAGGTTCTGCTGCGGCAGCATTAAGACTAAAGAGCAATGAGTCTGGCGCTGGTCGCTTTAGCGATTATGTTCTGCCGCCATTAACTTTCGCTGAGTACTTAATGTTTACTGGGCGAGAATCTGAACTTATAAAGTTAACGCCAATTGAAGATTTTGATTTGGAGAAAAATGAATACTCTGTTACAGATATCAAAGCACTCAATGAAGAGTTTATAAATTACTTAAACTTTGGTGGATATCCAGAGGCAGTCTTTTCAGAAACCATCAGACAAGATCCTAGACAATACATCAAAAGTGACATTATCGATAAGGTATTACTCCGAGATCTTCCAAGTCTTTACGGTATTAACGACATTCAAGAATTAAATAGACTATTTACGACCCTAGCTTACAACTCTGGGAATGAGGTGAGCTTGGATGGATTATCTAAATCCTCTGGTGTTGCTAAAAATACGATCAAGCGTTATCTCGAATATCTTGAGGCTGCGTTCCTAATTCGACGTGTTGAGCGAATAGATAACAATGCAAAGAGATTTAAAAGAGCGATGTGTTTCAAGGTTTACTTAACCAATCCATCCATGAGAGCTGCATTATTTGGACAGATTGATGAAAGTTCCGAATCTATAGGAGCGATGACGGAAACTGCAATTTTTAGTCAATGGCAGCACAGCAAAATTACTGAACTTTATTATGCAAGATGGAAGTCGGGAGAGGTTGATATTGTACATTTAGATAAGGTTAATCAATTACCCTCTTGGATTGTTGAAGTGAAGTGGAGCGATCGCCCTTATAGGACACTTGCAGAACTAGATAATTGTGTTGAATTTGTGAATAAGCATCCCAATATATCTCAACCAATTTTGATAACTAGCCAAACTATCTCAGATAAAGACATTCAGTATAAAGGGGTAGAGTTTGAATTTTGCCCATCTAGTCTCTACGCTTATATTCTGGGAGCAAATTTATTGAAGTATATTGACAATAAGCTGGTTAGGCGGAGAGTTTCAGAAAAAATTTCATGA
- a CDS encoding NmrA family NAD(P)-binding protein — MTLLIVGATGTLGRQITRHALDQGLKVKCLVRNPQKAAFLKEWGADLVIGNLTKPETLTKAIEGTTMIIDAATTRATDSARIKKVDWEGKVALIQAAEKAQVERFIFFSILNAEKYPKVPLMDIKNCTEKFLAQTGLNYTILRPCGFFQNLISEYAIPMLENQTIWVGAEDAPIAYMNTQDIAKFAIAALSSSEATRQTLPIAGLKAWAPSEIIRQCERFSGRTARTARMPLGAVRFARNLALWFEGGWSFAERVAYVEVQASGMPVTADMTETYRILGIDPEQITTLESYLQEYFGRILRKLKELDYKEPKVKSTF; from the coding sequence ATGACCTTACTGATCGTTGGGGCTACAGGTACCCTTGGTCGCCAGATTACTCGCCATGCGTTGGATCAGGGGCTGAAAGTTAAATGTTTAGTACGCAACCCTCAAAAAGCTGCTTTTTTAAAAGAATGGGGTGCCGACCTAGTTATAGGAAATTTAACTAAGCCAGAGACTTTAACTAAGGCGATCGAAGGCACAACTATGATAATTGATGCTGCTACTACTAGAGCCACAGATTCTGCCCGCATTAAAAAAGTCGACTGGGAGGGAAAAGTTGCGTTAATTCAAGCCGCAGAAAAGGCACAGGTTGAGCGGTTCATCTTTTTTTCCATTCTTAATGCCGAAAAATATCCCAAAGTACCATTAATGGATATTAAAAACTGTACAGAGAAATTTCTGGCACAGACAGGCTTAAACTACACAATTCTGCGCCCCTGTGGGTTTTTTCAAAATTTGATTTCTGAATATGCCATTCCCATGCTCGAAAATCAAACTATTTGGGTAGGTGCTGAAGATGCCCCGATCGCCTATATGAATACTCAAGATATTGCCAAATTTGCGATCGCCGCCCTATCAAGTTCTGAGGCAACTCGTCAAACTTTACCGATTGCTGGATTAAAAGCATGGGCACCCAGCGAAATTATTCGTCAATGTGAAAGATTCTCAGGTCGTACCGCCCGTACTGCTAGAATGCCTTTGGGTGCAGTTAGGTTTGCGCGCAACTTGGCTCTGTGGTTTGAAGGTGGTTGGAGTTTTGCCGAACGGGTAGCCTATGTAGAAGTCCAAGCTAGCGGGATGCCAGTAACTGCGGATATGACTGAAACCTATAGAATTTTAGGCATTGATCCAGAACAGATCACCACCCTAGAATCATACCTACAGGAATACTTTGGCAGAATTCTGCGTAAGCTTAAGGAATTAGATTATAAAGAACCAAAGGTAAAGTCCACTTTCTAA
- a CDS encoding TldD/PmbA family protein — protein MNNLTTHRKLNLHNILAKLDLPKADWIGLREVRETNTTRYVRDGKPQANGRSQTHGIMVEVLANGQFGYASTNQLNLISIQTAADHAYQQAIAASKWAIHSFTTHQRPQAIGQYHSPFLLPLEAMSVGEINDLLIKICDALKVSDKIVKTTAYMITTETEVQFVSSNGSDIYQKFMLLATDYAAIGQDGNIIQRRGDNGQLARCNQAGLELLDQDSVLNRAQVIGQQVLELLNAEDCPTTTTSLVLAPDQMLLQIHESVGHPLEIDRILGDERNYAGSSFVKLEDFGNLVYGSDLMNITFDPTVSGEYASYGFDDVGMPATREYLIKDGLLLRGLGSYESQERSQIAGVASARACSWNRPAIDRMANLNLEAGDTSFENIISGVEHGIYMQSNRSWSIDDYRNKFQFGCEYAQLIEDGKLTKTIRNPNYRGITNQFWRSLSKVGDRSTSEFYGSPFCGKGEPNQTIRVGHASPMCLFENIEVFS, from the coding sequence GTGAACAATCTAACCACTCACCGCAAACTTAATCTACATAATATCTTGGCTAAATTAGATTTACCTAAGGCTGATTGGATAGGACTACGGGAGGTTCGGGAAACTAATACTACTCGTTATGTTAGAGATGGTAAACCACAGGCAAATGGGCGCAGTCAAACCCACGGCATTATGGTTGAAGTTTTAGCGAATGGGCAATTTGGCTACGCTAGTACCAATCAACTCAACTTAATTAGTATTCAAACCGCCGCCGATCATGCTTACCAACAGGCGATCGCCGCTTCTAAGTGGGCAATTCATAGCTTTACGACTCACCAAAGACCTCAAGCAATCGGGCAGTATCATTCTCCGTTTCTGCTACCCCTAGAGGCAATGTCTGTAGGAGAGATTAATGATTTACTGATCAAAATTTGTGATGCTCTAAAGGTGTCAGACAAAATTGTGAAAACCACTGCCTACATGATTACCACCGAAACTGAGGTGCAGTTTGTGAGTAGCAATGGCTCTGATATTTACCAAAAATTTATGCTACTTGCCACCGATTATGCTGCTATAGGGCAGGACGGGAATATTATTCAACGGCGGGGCGATAACGGACAACTGGCAAGGTGTAATCAAGCAGGGCTGGAATTATTGGATCAAGACTCCGTACTAAATCGCGCGCAGGTAATCGGTCAACAGGTTTTAGAATTACTCAATGCTGAGGATTGCCCCACCACCACTACATCTTTAGTTTTAGCTCCCGATCAAATGCTGTTGCAAATCCATGAAAGCGTGGGACATCCTTTGGAAATAGATCGAATTTTGGGAGATGAGCGCAATTATGCGGGTAGCAGTTTTGTCAAGCTAGAGGATTTTGGCAATTTGGTTTACGGTTCTGATTTGATGAATATTACTTTTGACCCAACAGTAAGTGGTGAATATGCCAGCTATGGGTTTGATGATGTGGGAATGCCTGCGACTAGGGAATATTTAATTAAAGATGGATTATTACTAAGAGGCTTAGGTAGTTATGAAAGTCAGGAGCGATCGCAAATTGCGGGTGTGGCTAGTGCTAGAGCCTGTTCTTGGAATCGACCTGCTATCGATCGCATGGCAAACTTAAATTTAGAGGCTGGGGATACTAGCTTTGAGAACATCATCAGTGGGGTAGAACATGGCATTTATATGCAGTCCAATCGCTCTTGGTCAATTGATGACTACCGCAATAAGTTTCAGTTTGGTTGTGAATATGCTCAATTAATTGAAGATGGCAAGTTAACTAAAACCATCCGCAACCCCAATTACCGAGGCATTACTAATCAGTTTTGGCGGAGTTTATCTAAGGTGGGCGATCGCTCTACCAGTGAATTCTATGGATCACCATTTTGCGGAAAAGGCGAACCCAATCAAACGATCCGAGTCGGTCATGCTTCGCCCATGTGCCTATTTGAAAATATTGAGGTGTTCAGCTAG
- a CDS encoding photosystem II reaction center protein K, which produces MEILFAVLPEAYRIFDPLVDVLPVIPVFFLLLAFVWQASVGFK; this is translated from the coding sequence ATGGAAATTTTATTTGCCGTACTGCCTGAAGCCTACAGAATCTTTGATCCTTTAGTTGATGTTCTGCCCGTAATTCCCGTATTTTTTCTTCTATTAGCCTTTGTATGGCAGGCATCGGTTGGCTTTAAATAA
- a CDS encoding ferredoxin family protein has product MAYTIVTDICEGVAECASQCPVACIHEGGGANLKGTSWYWIDFDTCIDCGVCLVVCPVQGAVLPEARPNLQRTPQ; this is encoded by the coding sequence ATGGCTTATACAATCGTCACCGATATTTGTGAAGGGGTAGCAGAATGTGCATCTCAATGTCCCGTAGCTTGTATTCATGAAGGTGGCGGTGCTAATCTTAAGGGCACTAGTTGGTATTGGATTGACTTTGATACCTGTATTGATTGTGGAGTTTGCTTAGTTGTATGTCCAGTGCAGGGAGCAGTATTACCTGAAGCTAGACCAAATTTACAAAGGACTCCACAGTAA
- the lpdA gene encoding dihydrolipoyl dehydrogenase, which translates to MSEQFDYDLVIVGAGVGGHGAALHAVANGLKTAIVEAADMGGTCVNRGCIPSKALLAASGRVRELKAKEHLKLLGIEIGEIEFDRSAIATHAGNMVNKQKGDLTNSLKKLGVDIIQGWGKLAGIQKVDVDGRIITAKDVILSTGSIPFVPPGIALDGKTVFTSDEGVKLDWLPSWIAIIGSGYIGLEFSDIYTALGSEVTMIEALDVLMPGFDPDIAKLAERILIKPRDIETKVGVRAKKVIPGSPVVIELDTGEVLEVDACLVATGRIPATKNLGLETVGIESDRRGFIEVDETMATKVPHLWAIGDATGKMMLAHAAAAQGVVAVENIAGRAAIIDYQSIPAAAFTHPEISFVGLTEPQAKTKADAEGFEIATVRSYYKGNAKALAEIETDGFAKIIYRKDTGELLGAHIIGIHASDLIHEASAAIAQRASVHNLVRNVHAHPTLSEVLDEAYKRASHG; encoded by the coding sequence GTGTCAGAACAGTTTGATTACGATCTCGTGATTGTTGGCGCAGGGGTAGGTGGACATGGAGCAGCCCTTCATGCTGTAGCAAATGGTTTGAAAACAGCAATCGTCGAAGCCGCAGACATGGGTGGTACCTGTGTAAATCGAGGTTGTATTCCTTCTAAGGCACTACTAGCAGCATCAGGACGAGTCCGAGAACTTAAAGCCAAGGAGCATTTAAAACTTTTAGGGATAGAAATCGGGGAAATTGAGTTTGATCGAAGTGCGATCGCTACCCATGCGGGCAACATGGTCAACAAACAAAAAGGTGATTTAACCAATAGTCTCAAAAAGCTAGGAGTAGATATTATTCAAGGCTGGGGAAAACTTGCAGGCATTCAAAAAGTTGATGTCGATGGCAGAATTATTACCGCCAAAGATGTTATTTTATCCACAGGTTCTATTCCCTTTGTTCCCCCAGGGATTGCATTAGACGGTAAAACCGTATTTACCAGTGATGAGGGTGTAAAACTGGACTGGCTCCCTAGTTGGATTGCGATCATTGGCAGTGGGTATATTGGTTTAGAGTTTTCCGATATTTATACCGCCCTTGGCTCTGAGGTCACAATGATTGAGGCTTTGGATGTATTAATGCCTGGGTTTGATCCAGATATTGCGAAATTAGCGGAACGGATTTTGATTAAACCCCGTGACATCGAAACGAAAGTGGGAGTCCGTGCCAAAAAGGTAATCCCTGGTTCTCCTGTGGTGATTGAATTAGATACAGGCGAAGTCTTGGAAGTAGATGCTTGCCTAGTTGCTACTGGTCGGATTCCTGCTACTAAAAATCTAGGCTTAGAAACTGTCGGTATTGAGAGCGATCGCCGTGGATTCATTGAAGTAGATGAAACTATGGCAACTAAAGTCCCTCATCTGTGGGCGATCGGCGATGCTACGGGCAAAATGATGTTGGCACATGCTGCTGCTGCTCAAGGCGTTGTGGCTGTGGAAAATATTGCTGGACGTGCTGCTATCATTGATTATCAGAGTATTCCTGCTGCTGCCTTTACCCATCCTGAAATTAGCTTTGTCGGCTTAACTGAACCACAGGCAAAAACCAAAGCTGATGCTGAAGGATTTGAAATTGCTACAGTGCGTTCCTATTACAAAGGTAATGCTAAGGCTCTGGCAGAAATCGAAACCGATGGGTTTGCTAAAATTATCTATCGTAAGGATACGGGTGAGCTTCTAGGGGCGCATATTATTGGGATTCATGCCTCCGATTTAATTCATGAAGCTTCAGCAGCGATCGCCCAACGAGCCTCTGTGCATAATCTAGTTCGCAATGTCCATGCCCATCCTACCCTCAGCGAAGTTTTAGATGAAGCATACAAACGTGCATCCCATGGTTAG
- a CDS encoding aspartyl/asparaginyl beta-hydroxylase domain-containing protein, whose product MINETANPSLREAIKRGWDWLVFVVQLISQVGGVKSWLRALGKLIHILRSHQQATQQSTQQPNSDDLSSFKSNAPRLEFYDSSNFPFVANLEANWQIIRQELTQLQGMNFIEYSEKFLYKSGWKTLGLYAFGIKIERNCELCPETTKLIEKIPNLHTAAFSSLEAGTHIIPHTGYPEQVLRCHLGLFVPDNCETRCGIRVGTQTRNWAEGKCLIFDDTFEHEAWNKSDRTRIVLLLDFKYSF is encoded by the coding sequence ATGATTAATGAAACCGCAAATCCATCCCTACGAGAGGCAATTAAAAGAGGCTGGGATTGGCTTGTATTTGTAGTTCAATTAATTTCCCAAGTAGGTGGCGTTAAATCATGGTTGAGAGCTTTAGGAAAGTTAATTCATATTTTACGAAGTCATCAACAAGCTACACAGCAATCCACCCAGCAGCCAAATAGCGATGATTTATCAAGTTTCAAATCGAATGCACCAAGGTTAGAATTTTATGACTCATCTAATTTTCCCTTTGTAGCAAATTTAGAAGCAAATTGGCAGATAATTCGCCAAGAGTTAACCCAACTCCAAGGCATGAACTTTATTGAATATAGTGAAAAGTTTTTATATAAGAGTGGTTGGAAAACCCTAGGGCTTTATGCCTTCGGAATTAAAATTGAACGTAATTGTGAACTTTGTCCTGAAACCACAAAACTAATTGAAAAGATTCCAAATTTACATACAGCTGCATTTTCATCCCTAGAAGCAGGAACACATATCATTCCGCATACTGGCTATCCTGAGCAAGTTTTAAGGTGTCATCTTGGCTTATTTGTGCCAGACAACTGTGAAACTCGATGCGGGATTAGAGTCGGAACTCAAACTCGGAACTGGGCAGAAGGAAAGTGCTTGATTTTTGATGATACCTTTGAGCATGAGGCTTGGAATAAAAGCGATCGCACCCGAATTGTTTTATTACTTGACTTTAAGTATTCCTTTTAA
- a CDS encoding cofactor assembly of complex C subunit B, with the protein MLIFICLGICLDLLGKGYDLTIDHIIALAMDFTDQVLTSTLLLTVLLLVGLLSFLRSSVKDRTTEMILKSVNFNEDQLLSKTRDHFKQRGYQVIKLEGDRETVTLAGRVRPSIFLTLVLVVVAAIGMGCLGLVLTILVPFFSDNWLAIAEIAVFTAIGAGLFYWNGADRIEEISLQLRPNTQLWVKGHKDELAELQRSLGLIREA; encoded by the coding sequence TTGCTAATCTTTATCTGCCTTGGAATCTGCCTCGATTTACTAGGTAAAGGCTATGATTTAACCATCGATCATATTATTGCACTAGCTATGGACTTCACTGATCAGGTTCTAACCTCTACTCTCCTTTTGACGGTTCTGCTCCTTGTGGGGTTGCTTTCATTTTTACGTTCATCGGTGAAAGATCGGACTACAGAGATGATTCTAAAAAGTGTGAATTTTAATGAAGATCAACTCTTAAGCAAAACTAGGGATCATTTTAAGCAAAGGGGTTATCAAGTGATCAAACTGGAGGGCGATCGGGAAACTGTAACCTTAGCAGGCAGAGTCCGACCTAGTATTTTTCTAACTTTAGTTTTGGTGGTTGTGGCAGCGATCGGCATGGGGTGCTTGGGTTTAGTCTTGACGATTTTAGTGCCGTTTTTTAGTGATAACTGGTTAGCGATCGCTGAAATTGCAGTGTTTACAGCCATTGGGGCAGGTTTGTTTTACTGGAATGGGGCAGATCGGATTGAAGAAATTAGTCTCCAACTGCGACCAAATACGCAACTATGGGTTAAAGGGCATAAGGATGAATTAGCGGAATTGCAGCGATCGCTGGGTTTAATTCGAGAAGCATAA
- a CDS encoding polysaccharide biosynthesis tyrosine autokinase encodes MKVYSSKVFSPLLSTFLVRRLVRKHLVTVISTTALTLGGAAIYTFNQPFLYESKGSLLIENAPTDGNSLSTQAAILASRPLIETALPKIPANLSTNLSKQDLITQISDHLTITPDAKVLNISYSDRNPKTAATILQGLLETYKAYGANKANQATQLIQAQIPDAKKQLDQNSTALTRFRQQYNITDPDTYAASIFSTKQGLATQIQDLQIKMAQTQRQLQELQRQVGRPADVAISSAILSQDANYQALVKQFQEAQTNYFLERARFQDAYPKVQALRDRRDQIYNLMQAQAQAILGTKPADVTPEGQSSIKQNLATQLFDTQTRLATQTAELGSLKIAQTQVEQVFAQIPQLQQTYIELQRQLKQASTRLSTLSQKLEEAKSQEVQEATAWQILQSPSLPSYPSSPNVILNLLLAGLAGILVAAIIITVLENSDDRLQQVSQLQTLSDLPLLGAVPYLATNAKLLSPSLELISERAFLPHSYNHSAFTEAVNSLALNIQNLAAQRTFKTIAFTSSIPSEGKSTIIYNLSLTLAELGYKVLLVDADMRKPTIHSLAGVSNKLGLSQAIATKLPWQQIIHTGDHSQFSAGYLHIITAGATPPNPMILLESNKFQKLLGEWDQTYDYVLIDTPPIVGITDAQSLAPRMDGVVLVTAIEKATKQAIFRAIEILKINNCKVAGILVNLVDRYDSIYCYDYSTSEYYSNQTPQRLLSAASDSDE; translated from the coding sequence ATGAAAGTATATTCAAGTAAAGTTTTCTCACCTCTTCTGTCCACATTCTTAGTGAGAAGACTTGTACGCAAACATTTAGTCACAGTGATTTCTACCACCGCCCTAACCCTTGGCGGCGCAGCAATTTATACATTTAATCAACCATTTTTATATGAATCTAAAGGGTCTTTATTAATAGAAAATGCCCCCACCGATGGTAATAGCCTATCCACCCAAGCTGCTATTCTGGCGAGCAGACCCTTGATTGAAACAGCTTTACCCAAAATTCCTGCTAATCTTTCTACCAATTTATCGAAACAGGACTTGATTACGCAAATTTCCGATCACCTGACGATTACCCCCGATGCCAAAGTCTTAAATATTAGCTATAGCGATCGCAACCCCAAAACCGCAGCTACCATTCTCCAAGGATTACTAGAAACCTACAAAGCTTACGGAGCAAACAAAGCCAATCAAGCTACCCAATTAATTCAAGCCCAGATACCCGATGCCAAAAAGCAATTAGACCAAAATTCCACCGCCCTCACTAGATTTCGTCAGCAATACAATATTACCGACCCCGATACCTATGCGGCTTCAATTTTTAGTACAAAACAGGGACTAGCAACCCAGATTCAAGATTTACAGATTAAAATGGCGCAAACCCAACGCCAACTACAAGAGTTACAACGCCAAGTGGGAAGACCTGCGGATGTGGCAATTAGTAGTGCCATTCTCAGTCAGGATGCCAACTATCAGGCTTTGGTAAAACAGTTTCAAGAGGCACAGACCAATTACTTTTTAGAACGGGCTAGATTCCAAGATGCCTATCCCAAGGTTCAAGCTTTACGCGATCGCCGCGATCAAATTTATAATCTCATGCAGGCTCAAGCCCAAGCTATTTTGGGAACTAAACCCGCAGATGTCACCCCAGAAGGACAATCTAGCATTAAACAAAATCTCGCTACCCAATTATTCGACACCCAAACTCGCCTTGCCACCCAAACCGCAGAACTAGGTAGCCTGAAAATCGCCCAAACTCAAGTCGAACAGGTATTTGCCCAGATTCCTCAACTGCAACAAACCTATATTGAATTGCAGAGACAGTTAAAACAAGCCTCTACTCGGTTATCTACCCTTTCGCAAAAATTAGAAGAAGCAAAAAGTCAAGAAGTGCAAGAAGCAACCGCATGGCAAATTTTACAGTCGCCTAGTCTTCCCAGCTATCCCAGTTCTCCGAACGTGATCCTTAATTTACTGTTAGCGGGACTGGCTGGCATATTAGTAGCAGCAATAATTATCACAGTTCTAGAAAACTCTGACGATCGCTTGCAACAGGTCTCCCAACTCCAAACCCTGAGTGATTTACCCCTGTTAGGAGCCGTACCCTACCTTGCCACCAATGCCAAATTATTATCCCCATCCTTGGAGTTAATTTCCGAACGGGCATTTTTACCCCACAGCTATAATCACAGTGCCTTTACCGAAGCAGTAAATTCCTTAGCTTTGAATATCCAGAATTTAGCAGCCCAACGGACTTTTAAAACCATTGCTTTTACTTCTTCCATTCCCTCTGAGGGCAAAAGCACAATCATTTATAACCTGAGTCTAACCCTTGCGGAATTGGGGTACAAAGTTTTACTGGTGGATGCGGATATGAGAAAACCCACTATTCATAGTCTGGCTGGAGTTAGTAATAAATTAGGTTTATCCCAGGCGATCGCCACCAAACTACCTTGGCAACAAATCATTCACACGGGCGATCATTCTCAATTTTCGGCAGGCTATCTGCATATCATCACGGCGGGTGCCACTCCTCCTAATCCCATGATTTTGCTTGAGTCTAATAAATTTCAGAAACTTTTAGGAGAATGGGATCAAACCTATGACTATGTGTTGATTGATACTCCGCCCATAGTGGGAATTACCGATGCCCAAAGTCTTGCTCCAAGGATGGATGGTGTTGTTTTAGTTACGGCGATCGAAAAAGCGACAAAACAGGCAATTTTCCGTGCGATCGAAATTCTGAAGATTAATAACTGTAAGGTGGCGGGAATCTTGGTGAATCTTGTCGATCGCTATGACAGCATCTATTGCTACGACTATTCCACTTCTGAGTATTACAGTAATCAAACACCCCAACGTTTACTAAGTGCTGCCAGTGACTCAGATGAATAG
- a CDS encoding FAD-binding oxidoreductase encodes MNSNEIYQLFTDLLGVQGVDLLSTGQITDQIRDQIVKIRNLLHPDSAEAACIIYPQTPTELTQVIALASKYQIPILTSDSYLSWGGLVKFSKIGIVVSTIRLHNLIDHAVGDLTVTCEAGIRFRNLQNILVASGQFLAIDSAYSETVTIGEIVNTANTGSFRQRYGGIRDMILGISFVRADGELVKAGGRVVKNVAGYDLMKLLTGAYGTLGVVSQVTFRLYPLPKCDRTVIISGNMDAINTARAKILTSTLTPWAMDIISESILSEFAPQSNQSKTSEVSAFNLIMRFGGLDQVVEAQINKLIEITNNLGLNLNLVESQQTWQHIQNAFFKQSESQIICKIGTLADHAIENLIKISDQMSAQKVRNIALQIHASSGLGILRCEDADRSDRSKILQVRNLLATTGGFLTILEAPVEFKNQLDVGGYAGNAQQVMTALKQKFDPRYLLNPHR; translated from the coding sequence ATGAATTCCAATGAAATTTATCAACTTTTTACTGATCTATTAGGAGTACAAGGGGTTGATCTTCTATCCACAGGTCAGATTACAGATCAAATTAGAGATCAGATCGTTAAAATTAGAAACTTACTTCATCCCGATAGTGCTGAAGCCGCCTGTATTATTTATCCCCAAACTCCAACCGAGTTAACCCAAGTGATCGCCCTTGCTAGCAAATATCAAATCCCCATCTTGACCTCTGATAGCTATTTAAGTTGGGGAGGTTTGGTGAAATTTTCTAAAATCGGGATTGTGGTAAGTACTATTCGCCTCCATAACTTAATTGATCATGCTGTGGGCGATTTAACCGTAACCTGTGAAGCGGGGATAAGGTTCAGGAATTTACAAAATATCTTGGTAGCATCTGGGCAATTCTTGGCGATTGATTCCGCCTATTCCGAAACTGTAACCATTGGTGAAATCGTTAATACTGCTAATACTGGCTCCTTCCGTCAACGCTATGGCGGCATTAGAGATATGATCTTAGGCATTTCCTTCGTGCGGGCAGATGGGGAATTAGTCAAGGCTGGGGGCAGAGTTGTTAAAAATGTGGCGGGCTATGACCTCATGAAGTTATTAACTGGGGCATACGGAACTTTGGGTGTTGTTTCTCAAGTTACTTTTCGTCTGTATCCTTTACCGAAATGCGATCGCACTGTAATTATTTCTGGAAACATGGATGCGATCAATACAGCTAGGGCAAAAATTCTTACCTCTACGCTCACACCTTGGGCAATGGATATTATTTCTGAAAGTATATTATCGGAGTTTGCACCTCAATCAAATCAATCAAAAACATCAGAAGTATCGGCATTTAACCTAATCATGCGCTTTGGTGGACTAGATCAAGTGGTGGAGGCTCAAATTAATAAATTAATAGAGATTACAAACAACTTAGGGTTAAACCTTAATCTAGTTGAAAGTCAGCAAACTTGGCAACATATTCAAAATGCTTTTTTTAAGCAATCAGAATCTCAGATAATTTGTAAGATTGGCACTTTAGCTGACCATGCCATTGAGAATTTAATTAAAATTTCTGATCAGATGTCGGCTCAAAAAGTTAGAAATATAGCATTACAAATTCACGCTAGTTCAGGTTTAGGTATCCTCAGATGTGAAGACGCTGATCGATCAGATCGATCCAAAATTTTACAAGTTCGGAATTTACTAGCAACTACAGGTGGGTTTCTGACGATTTTAGAAGCACCAGTTGAATTTAAAAATCAGCTAGATGTGGGGGGATATGCTGGTAATGCCCAACAGGTTATGACTGCGCTCAAGCAAAAATTTGATCCCCGTTATTTACTCAATCCCCATCGCTAA